A portion of the Acidisoma sp. PAMC 29798 genome contains these proteins:
- a CDS encoding LysR family transcriptional regulator: MFPNVSLVQLRCFRSVAEQNGFTAAAGQLCMSQSAVSQAVALLERTLNTRLLVRGRDGTSLTAVGVAALAEVRAVLAAVERLAACTRDSRSLTGTLRIGVVQSAAVRLLPSWLQRLRAEHPGIGVTLYEGTDPEIMGWVLAGVVEVGVTSLTHADLVARTVFEDDYVAVVPDGHALAGQASVGLRQLDGQRMLLSAGGCETLIEELLAAAASHPEIVCLVRDNATLVSMVREGLGLTIMPELAVPMDRSGLEVLRLRPRLRRTLHLLTRPLDALGPVAMAFTSLAIGADCPN; the protein is encoded by the coding sequence GTGTTTCCTAATGTTAGTCTGGTGCAGCTCCGGTGCTTCCGTTCCGTCGCCGAGCAGAACGGTTTCACCGCTGCCGCCGGCCAGCTTTGCATGTCGCAGTCCGCCGTTAGCCAAGCCGTCGCGCTACTGGAAAGAACCCTGAATACGCGGCTTCTGGTGCGTGGGCGGGACGGTACAAGCCTGACCGCCGTGGGCGTGGCGGCGCTGGCCGAAGTGCGGGCGGTACTGGCTGCCGTCGAGCGGCTCGCGGCCTGCACGAGGGACAGCAGGAGCCTGACCGGGACACTTCGCATCGGCGTTGTGCAGAGCGCGGCTGTGCGGCTGCTACCCAGTTGGCTGCAGCGGTTGCGTGCCGAGCATCCCGGCATAGGGGTCACGCTCTACGAGGGCACTGATCCGGAGATCATGGGTTGGGTGCTTGCCGGCGTCGTCGAAGTCGGCGTCACAAGCCTTACCCACGCCGACTTGGTGGCGCGAACCGTGTTCGAGGACGACTACGTGGCCGTGGTGCCCGACGGGCACGCCCTGGCAGGGCAGGCAAGCGTCGGTCTGCGACAGCTCGACGGCCAGCGCATGTTGCTATCGGCGGGCGGGTGCGAAACGCTGATCGAGGAGCTGCTGGCCGCTGCGGCGAGCCATCCGGAGATCGTGTGCCTCGTGCGGGACAACGCGACCCTGGTGAGCATGGTGCGTGAGGGGCTTGGACTGACGATCATGCCGGAGCTTGCCGTGCCAATGGACCGAAGCGGGCTGGAGGTCCTGCGGCTGCGGCCACGGCTGCGCCGCACGTTGCACCTGCTTACCAGGCCGCTGGACGCGCTCGGGCCCGTTGCCATGGCGTTCACAAGCCTAGCCATAGGCGCGGACTGCCCAAACTGA
- a CDS encoding carbon-nitrogen hydrolase family protein yields MPTGTRDKLTVGLAQIAPVWLDRDATLAKVLDWIEQAAAAGCGFVAFGEALVPGYPFWLEHTDGARFESSLQKDIHAHYLDQSVQVEAGHLDGVCAAAARLGIAVMLGTIERPADRGGHSLYCSRIHIGADGKVGSVHRKLLPTYEERLSWAPGDGHGLQVHPVGPFTVGGLNCYENWMPLSRAALYAQGEDLHVALWPGSLRNTVDTTRFLAREGRSYVLAVSGLMRREDVPPGSPAAAMLERCPDVLADGGSCIAGPDGKWVVEPVTGREHLIVATLDHREVRRERQNFDQAGHYARPDVTRLVVDRRRQNMALFVETMGEDGPLS; encoded by the coding sequence ATGCCGACAGGAACGAGGGACAAGCTAACAGTGGGCCTGGCCCAGATCGCCCCGGTGTGGCTCGACCGCGACGCCACGCTCGCAAAAGTGCTGGACTGGATCGAACAGGCCGCCGCGGCGGGCTGCGGCTTCGTGGCGTTTGGCGAAGCGCTCGTACCAGGTTACCCGTTCTGGCTCGAGCACACGGATGGCGCGCGTTTTGAGTCCAGCTTGCAGAAGGACATACACGCCCACTACCTCGATCAATCCGTCCAGGTGGAGGCGGGGCACCTGGATGGCGTGTGCGCGGCCGCCGCCCGGCTCGGCATCGCCGTCATGCTGGGCACCATTGAGCGCCCCGCGGACCGTGGTGGACACAGCCTTTACTGCTCCCGCATCCATATCGGCGCCGATGGCAAGGTCGGCTCGGTCCACCGCAAGCTGCTGCCGACCTATGAAGAGCGGCTGAGCTGGGCACCAGGTGACGGGCACGGGCTGCAGGTTCATCCTGTCGGCCCGTTCACTGTGGGCGGCTTAAACTGTTACGAGAACTGGATGCCGCTGTCGCGGGCCGCCCTTTATGCGCAGGGCGAGGACCTGCATGTAGCATTGTGGCCGGGCAGCCTCCGCAACACCGTCGACACCACTCGCTTCCTGGCAAGAGAGGGGCGGAGCTACGTGCTGGCAGTGTCCGGGCTGATGCGGCGCGAGGATGTGCCGCCAGGCAGCCCGGCAGCTGCCATGCTGGAGCGGTGCCCGGACGTGTTGGCCGATGGCGGGTCGTGTATTGCCGGGCCGGACGGGAAGTGGGTGGTCGAGCCGGTCACGGGAAGGGAGCACCTGATCGTTGCGACTTTGGACCACCGCGAGGTGCGGCGCGAGCGGCAGAACTTCGATCAAGCCGGGCATTACGCCCGGCCCGACGTAACCCGCCTGGTTGTGGACCGGCGCCGGCAGAACATGGCGTTGTTCGTGGAGACGATGGGTGAAGATGGACCATTGTCGTAA
- a CDS encoding DUF2274 domain-containing protein, with the protein MTDYAKLIVPMIDRFMATDRVFAKARRGAKQQGGRR; encoded by the coding sequence ATAACCGACTACGCCAAGCTAATCGTGCCAATGATCGACCGGTTCATGGCCACCGACCGAGTCTTCGCCAAAGCACGTCGGGGCGCTAAGCAGCAAGGGGGGCGACGATGA
- a CDS encoding SDR family oxidoreductase — protein sequence MRVFITGATGWVGSVLVKELVEAGHEVVGLVRSEDKSRILSALGGEPLLGSLSDIDILKKGAEETDAVIHTAFGRGLGQPTAFAEAAREDRQAIETFADAFQGSDRPILVTGGIGVTGGIGVPPHGQVFTEETSPAPINPAFPRASEQAAAALADRGLRAATVRLPRSVHGAGEAHGFVPQLMALARRKGVSGYIGGGENLWPSIHRLDAARVYRLALESGGNGGPFLAVAEEGVAFRRIAEAIGRRLNLPTVSIAPDDAAEHFGPLAMPVRGNGPVSNLRTKERLGWTPRELDLIADIDQNYSVL from the coding sequence ATGCGCGTGTTTATCACCGGAGCCACCGGTTGGGTTGGGTCAGTTCTGGTCAAAGAATTGGTCGAGGCAGGCCACGAAGTCGTGGGACTCGTGCGCTCAGAGGACAAGTCGCGAATTCTGTCGGCTTTAGGAGGTGAGCCACTACTGGGTTCGCTCAGCGATATCGATATTCTCAAGAAGGGGGCTGAGGAAACGGACGCAGTCATTCACACTGCCTTTGGCCGGGGCCTCGGGCAACCTACCGCTTTTGCAGAAGCGGCGAGGGAAGATCGCCAGGCCATCGAGACATTCGCCGACGCTTTCCAAGGATCTGACCGACCTATCCTTGTCACGGGCGGGATCGGGGTCACGGGCGGGATCGGCGTGCCGCCTCATGGGCAGGTATTTACAGAGGAAACTTCTCCCGCTCCCATTAATCCTGCGTTTCCACGCGCTTCGGAGCAGGCGGCAGCGGCCTTGGCGGATCGCGGTTTACGCGCGGCTACTGTGCGCCTACCGCGCTCCGTGCATGGTGCGGGAGAGGCCCATGGCTTTGTCCCCCAACTGATGGCGCTGGCGCGTCGAAAGGGAGTGTCTGGCTATATCGGCGGAGGCGAGAACCTTTGGCCGTCCATTCATAGGCTCGACGCAGCGCGGGTATATCGTCTCGCCCTTGAGTCCGGCGGCAATGGCGGTCCCTTTCTTGCGGTCGCCGAAGAAGGGGTTGCATTCAGGCGCATCGCCGAAGCCATTGGCCGCCGCCTCAATCTCCCAACAGTGTCCATAGCGCCTGATGATGCAGCCGAGCATTTCGGCCCCTTGGCGATGCCTGTCCGTGGTAACGGACCTGTTTCCAACCTGCGAACCAAGGAGCGCCTCGGATGGACGCCTCGAGAGCTCGATCTTATCGCGGACATTGACCAGAACTACTCTGTTCTGTGA
- a CDS encoding AraC family transcriptional regulator, giving the protein MWIGLASASDVLSVVLSRLKLEAFATGAFDAGGAWAIEFPPTDALSFKVITKGECWLAIEGEEQHYHLKTGDCFLISGSRSFVLAKDLKAKKKISSQLLAHSRGDNGVAVYNGGGDVISIGTMFRFEGHFSNIILKSLPAIIHIPAHLDQAAVLRWSLERFVAEFQGRSTGYSLMMGYLAPIIFLQTLRLYLALTHRDKNWLVALSHPKLSKAMEAIHVHYRMDWSLETLAMTSGMSRAGFALNFKMLVGVSPIDYLTNWRMQIACDLLQEGRSSIAEIASTVGYGSESAFSAAFKKIIKCRPGFYQKNRSSTLDVKRDPLDMRAS; this is encoded by the coding sequence ATGTGGATTGGTTTAGCATCCGCAAGCGACGTTCTGTCCGTCGTCTTGTCGCGCCTTAAGCTGGAAGCGTTCGCCACTGGCGCGTTTGATGCCGGCGGTGCATGGGCGATCGAGTTTCCTCCGACCGACGCTCTGAGCTTCAAGGTCATTACGAAAGGCGAATGCTGGCTCGCCATCGAAGGGGAGGAGCAGCATTATCATCTAAAGACGGGCGACTGCTTCCTCATCTCAGGGAGCCGAAGCTTCGTCCTCGCCAAGGATCTAAAGGCCAAAAAGAAGATTTCTTCTCAATTGCTGGCTCATAGCAGAGGGGATAACGGCGTCGCCGTTTATAACGGCGGTGGAGACGTAATTTCGATTGGGACTATGTTCAGATTTGAGGGCCACTTCTCAAATATCATTTTGAAATCTCTGCCCGCAATTATTCACATACCTGCACATTTGGATCAGGCTGCGGTCCTGCGTTGGAGCTTGGAGAGATTCGTCGCAGAATTCCAGGGTCGGAGCACGGGTTACTCCCTGATGATGGGCTATCTGGCACCGATCATTTTTTTGCAGACCTTACGGCTATATCTTGCCTTGACCCATAGAGACAAGAATTGGCTGGTTGCCTTGTCACATCCAAAACTATCCAAAGCTATGGAAGCCATTCACGTCCATTACAGGATGGACTGGTCACTAGAGACATTGGCCATGACATCAGGAATGTCCCGAGCCGGCTTCGCTCTCAATTTCAAGATGCTCGTTGGGGTTTCACCAATCGATTATCTCACAAATTGGCGTATGCAGATTGCCTGTGATCTTCTCCAAGAAGGAAGGTCCAGTATTGCAGAGATAGCAAGCACGGTAGGATATGGGTCCGAAAGCGCTTTTAGCGCCGCCTTCAAAAAGATAATCAAGTGCCGTCCCGGATTTTATCAAAAAAATCGGAGCAGCACACTTGATGTCAAGCGCGATCCATTGGATATGCGCGCCTCTTGA
- a CDS encoding PaaI family thioesterase, which translates to MNAIKRLQAMRDGRAPLPPLYDTLGLSVTSATSGIVGLALRPSERLGNPYGKVGGGALATALDTAAAWACDTVCGADKICTTVEFKTNFLRPVLPHDDILNVIAAVIQCGSRIMVAEARMSTAGGDLVAIAIVTCLVIDRPGAPHFPHDPHHEARTRDERAQ; encoded by the coding sequence ATGAACGCCATCAAACGCCTTCAGGCGATGCGTGACGGACGAGCGCCGCTGCCGCCCCTCTACGATACGCTTGGCCTCTCCGTGACATCGGCGACCTCCGGGATCGTTGGACTGGCCCTGCGTCCCTCGGAACGGCTCGGAAACCCCTATGGGAAGGTGGGCGGCGGCGCCTTGGCGACAGCGCTGGATACCGCCGCCGCCTGGGCCTGCGACACCGTGTGTGGCGCCGACAAGATCTGCACGACGGTCGAGTTCAAGACCAATTTCTTGAGGCCAGTTCTGCCCCACGACGACATCCTGAATGTCATCGCCGCGGTCATCCAATGCGGATCGCGGATCATGGTGGCGGAAGCACGTATGTCCACTGCAGGCGGTGACCTTGTCGCGATTGCGATCGTGACATGCCTGGTGATCGACCGCCCTGGCGCCCCGCATTTTCCTCACGACCCACACCACGAAGCCCGGACCCGAGACGAGCGAGCACAGTGA
- a CDS encoding 3-keto-5-aminohexanoate cleavage protein, whose protein sequence is MAARTTIITCAITGSIHTPSMSPYLPYREEDIIAQSIAAALAGASVLHLHVRDPETGQPSADPTLFARVVARIRAGCDAVISVTTGGSAQMSLDERLAAPLAICPDLCSLNLGSMNFGLFPMAEKARDWQFDWEKPFLERSKDAIFRNTFADMERIIGLLGERCGTRFEFEAYDSGQLYNLAYMLDKKIVTGTPFVQFVMGILGGIGASVENLVFMKDTATRLFGDAIEWSVLPAGRAQMRLCTVAAVMGGNVRVGLEDNLWSGPGALSTSNAEQVEAIQQLLGTLFLETASPDQVRQRLELKRG, encoded by the coding sequence GTGGCAGCCCGCACGACAATCATCACCTGCGCCATCACCGGCTCGATCCACACGCCGAGCATGTCGCCCTATTTGCCCTACCGCGAGGAGGATATCATCGCGCAATCCATCGCCGCAGCCTTGGCCGGCGCATCGGTGCTCCATCTGCATGTCCGCGATCCCGAGACCGGCCAACCGAGCGCCGATCCCACGCTCTTCGCGCGTGTCGTCGCGCGGATCCGGGCCGGCTGCGATGCGGTGATCAGCGTAACGACGGGCGGTAGCGCGCAGATGAGCCTCGACGAACGGCTAGCGGCGCCTCTTGCGATCTGTCCCGATCTATGCTCGCTCAATCTCGGCTCGATGAATTTTGGCCTGTTTCCGATGGCCGAAAAGGCCCGCGACTGGCAATTCGATTGGGAAAAACCGTTCCTCGAACGCTCAAAGGACGCCATCTTCCGCAATACCTTTGCCGACATGGAGCGGATCATCGGGTTGCTCGGCGAGCGCTGCGGAACGCGGTTTGAATTCGAAGCCTATGACAGCGGGCAGCTCTATAATCTCGCCTATATGCTCGATAAGAAGATCGTGACCGGCACGCCGTTCGTGCAGTTCGTCATGGGAATCCTGGGCGGGATTGGCGCAAGCGTCGAGAACCTCGTCTTCATGAAGGACACGGCAACCCGGCTGTTTGGCGACGCCATCGAATGGTCCGTCCTTCCGGCGGGAAGAGCCCAGATGCGGCTTTGCACCGTCGCGGCGGTCATGGGCGGCAATGTGCGGGTCGGGCTTGAGGATAATCTCTGGTCCGGGCCGGGCGCATTGTCGACATCGAACGCGGAGCAGGTCGAAGCGATACAGCAGCTGCTCGGCACCCTGTTCCTCGAAACGGCATCGCCTGACCAAGTCCGGCAGCGTCTTGAACTCAAACGAGGATGA
- a CDS encoding aminotransferase class III-fold pyridoxal phosphate-dependent enzyme — translation MTPSTTIVGARLPKVAYGKGGHIYDVDGKCYVDGSGGPAVYSLGYGNEEVIEAIHRQLTRVMHGYRYTFTSDPLEELTALIAAQCGADLDEMVFVSGGSEAVESAMKIALQYHSGRDEKTRRRFISRQRSWHGNTLGALSISGFEERRDAYEGALLPSCLLAPVNAYRPPAGLTSSDVAAFCAGELEQAILQIGAAHVAAFVFEPVVGAAGGVVPAPQGYAARVREICDRHGVLMIADEVMCGSGRTGPFRALAHDGVVPDIMAIAKGLGGGYLPLGAAVYRRPIGEVLRQRYGGPQTGHTFTGHTTACAAGVAVQTIMRREGLFDHVRVNSERLFGLLRAALGGIDAVGDIRGRGYFAGIELVADRDTKMPFDPAHKLFSRVRQRSLHNGLICYPSGGNVDGVAGDTIIIAPRYNAPDTELTEIAEKLAISIKEALVEIGAA, via the coding sequence GTGACCCCTTCGACCACGATCGTCGGTGCGCGCTTGCCCAAGGTCGCCTACGGCAAAGGCGGCCACATCTACGATGTCGACGGAAAATGCTATGTTGACGGGTCTGGCGGTCCCGCAGTTTACAGCCTGGGCTACGGGAATGAGGAGGTGATCGAGGCGATCCATCGGCAGCTCACGCGGGTGATGCATGGCTATCGCTATACCTTCACCAGCGATCCGCTCGAAGAACTGACCGCGCTCATCGCCGCGCAATGCGGTGCCGATCTCGATGAGATGGTCTTCGTGTCGGGGGGCTCGGAGGCCGTTGAGTCCGCCATGAAGATCGCATTGCAATACCACTCCGGTCGCGACGAGAAGACTCGCCGGCGTTTCATTTCGCGGCAGCGGTCCTGGCATGGCAATACATTGGGGGCACTGTCCATCTCCGGTTTCGAGGAGCGGCGCGACGCCTATGAGGGGGCGCTGCTGCCGTCTTGTCTACTAGCGCCGGTCAACGCCTATCGGCCGCCGGCAGGCCTGACGTCGTCCGACGTCGCGGCTTTCTGCGCCGGCGAGTTGGAGCAGGCGATCCTGCAGATCGGCGCTGCGCACGTCGCGGCCTTCGTGTTTGAACCTGTCGTCGGTGCGGCGGGCGGCGTGGTGCCGGCCCCCCAAGGGTATGCCGCGCGGGTGCGCGAGATTTGCGATCGGCACGGCGTTCTGATGATCGCCGACGAGGTGATGTGCGGCAGTGGGCGAACGGGCCCGTTTCGCGCCCTCGCTCACGATGGCGTTGTCCCGGACATCATGGCGATCGCCAAAGGGCTGGGCGGGGGATATCTGCCGCTGGGCGCCGCGGTCTACCGCCGACCGATCGGGGAGGTTCTGCGCCAGCGATACGGCGGGCCGCAGACCGGGCACACCTTCACCGGCCACACCACGGCCTGCGCCGCCGGCGTCGCCGTGCAAACGATCATGCGGCGGGAGGGACTGTTCGATCATGTCAGGGTGAATAGCGAAAGGCTGTTCGGCCTGCTGAGGGCGGCGCTCGGCGGAATAGACGCCGTCGGCGACATTCGCGGCCGTGGTTACTTCGCCGGCATCGAGCTGGTGGCGGATCGCGATACCAAGATGCCCTTCGATCCGGCGCATAAGCTCTTCTCGCGGGTGCGGCAGAGGAGCCTGCATAATGGCCTAATCTGCTATCCGTCCGGTGGCAATGTCGACGGTGTGGCTGGCGATACGATCATTATCGCCCCTCGATACAACGCGCCGGATACGGAGCTCACGGAAATTGCCGAGAAATTGGCGATTTCGATCAAAGAAGCCCTTGTCGAAATCGGAGCTGCTTAA
- a CDS encoding dimethylarginine dimethylaminohydrolase family protein, with the protein MHIALDTTKDARPSLVSNEYSRLIEVALCKPTHYDWAAENAIVAASKAAGASADRAAAEVQHAGMVQALEQAGVAIHYLEADPYLPMQTFARDSAVMTPWGLLVCQMARRERRGEWVAGERLAATLDLPIWQRVTAAPVEGGDIQVMRPGEILVGVNEVRTYRKGAEQVAHWVAEMGWTAKLMRVPAHFLHLDVLFTALTDKLALCATDILEAEDVAWLRERFELISVGYSDVMRMGCNVTALGDGRVLSAAQNGTLNAKMRAHGLDVMAPDLEQFVLEGGSTHCLTMPLRRAA; encoded by the coding sequence ATGCACATCGCCTTGGATACGACCAAAGACGCGCGGCCATCTCTGGTCAGCAACGAATACTCGCGCCTGATCGAGGTCGCGCTCTGCAAGCCGACCCATTATGATTGGGCAGCGGAGAACGCGATCGTCGCCGCTTCAAAGGCGGCTGGCGCGTCTGCGGATCGTGCGGCAGCGGAGGTCCAGCATGCTGGGATGGTTCAGGCTTTGGAGCAGGCCGGCGTCGCCATCCATTATCTGGAGGCCGATCCTTATTTGCCTATGCAAACCTTCGCGCGTGACAGCGCCGTGATGACACCCTGGGGGCTTCTCGTGTGCCAGATGGCGCGTCGGGAGCGTCGTGGTGAGTGGGTTGCCGGGGAACGCCTCGCCGCGACGCTGGATCTTCCGATCTGGCAACGCGTGACGGCAGCGCCGGTTGAGGGAGGGGACATCCAGGTCATGAGGCCGGGCGAGATTCTCGTCGGCGTCAACGAGGTTCGCACATACAGGAAAGGGGCTGAGCAGGTCGCCCACTGGGTTGCAGAAATGGGTTGGACCGCGAAACTCATGAGGGTGCCGGCGCATTTTCTTCACCTCGACGTCCTGTTCACCGCCCTGACCGACAAGCTCGCGCTCTGCGCCACCGATATTTTGGAGGCGGAGGACGTTGCCTGGCTACGCGAGCGGTTCGAGCTGATCTCAGTCGGCTACAGCGATGTCATGCGAATGGGCTGCAATGTGACGGCACTCGGCGACGGCCGCGTGCTGTCGGCCGCACAGAATGGAACGCTCAACGCCAAGATGCGCGCTCACGGGCTGGATGTAATGGCACCGGATCTGGAGCAGTTCGTGCTCGAGGGTGGCTCGACGCATTGCCTGACCATGCCGCTGCGGAGGGCCGCGTGA
- a CDS encoding MBL fold metallo-hydrolase — translation MSAHHPARHGETMRIFSPAPHVLAFYDGRVAGDTLPAESPTWLDWAYGLGTSSFAIVDGDEALVYDTHMSITHATLVRRHLEGMGVTRMRVVMSHWHTDHVAGNAAFADCAIIAHALTARALEDNRAALEEGEPPIFPIIMPTQLYEDRLSLTVGQIAVELRHVDCHSHDGTVLFMPETGLLLAGDTLEDTVTYVAEPERLAEHLDGLRLMASWPISAILLNHGDPTVMAQGGYPPALIAATARYIERLQRCRTEPALAALSLSEFVAEDLAAGTLTYIDAYEPVHRNNVALVIAEAAS, via the coding sequence ATGTCCGCCCACCATCCTGCGCGCCATGGCGAGACCATGCGTATTTTCAGCCCGGCGCCGCATGTTCTGGCTTTCTATGACGGCAGGGTTGCGGGCGATACGCTGCCTGCGGAATCACCCACCTGGTTGGACTGGGCCTATGGCCTCGGAACCAGCAGCTTCGCGATCGTCGATGGTGATGAGGCGCTGGTCTACGACACGCATATGTCGATCACGCATGCGACGTTGGTGCGTCGTCATCTCGAAGGGATGGGCGTCACGCGGATGCGTGTCGTGATGAGCCACTGGCATACCGATCATGTCGCTGGCAACGCAGCCTTCGCGGATTGCGCCATTATCGCCCACGCGTTGACGGCGCGCGCCCTGGAGGACAATCGGGCGGCGCTGGAGGAGGGTGAGCCGCCGATCTTTCCGATCATCATGCCGACCCAGCTGTATGAAGACCGACTGTCGCTGACCGTGGGTCAGATCGCCGTCGAACTGCGCCATGTCGATTGCCACAGCCATGATGGCACGGTGCTGTTCATGCCCGAAACCGGCCTTCTGCTCGCAGGCGATACTTTGGAGGACACGGTGACCTACGTGGCCGAGCCGGAGCGTCTGGCGGAGCATCTAGACGGATTGCGTCTGATGGCGTCCTGGCCGATCTCCGCCATCCTGCTCAATCACGGCGACCCGACGGTGATGGCGCAAGGCGGCTATCCGCCTGCGCTGATCGCGGCGACTGCCCGCTATATCGAGCGGTTGCAGCGCTGCCGGACAGAACCGGCCCTCGCCGCCCTCAGTCTTTCAGAGTTCGTCGCAGAGGATCTCGCGGCCGGCACGCTGACCTATATCGATGCCTACGAGCCTGTGCATCGGAATAATGTTGCCTTGGTCATTGCCGAAGCGGCTTCATAG
- a CDS encoding N,N-dimethylformamidase beta subunit family domain-containing protein has product MNRSPEDVATSDADWLHESVHGNYAEKAPSDSAGPAKIWAYTDKISYSPGDNIRIAVNTNVEHYSIEVFRDGILRHIVYEASGLPGRWSPTPDDCSASGCQWPVSVTVAVANGWSSGGYVVRVSAMRAEEIAAYEHLFILRPDKSTHDPTRLLLIAATNTWTAYNDWGGSNHYQGYCGPNRDCFSPRLSVLRPYARGFVSLPEDAPRAVLTDTPAPMTEPRYPHMEWAYTHGYSKKYVSAGWASFERHFVLWAEAEGYGIDVISQTDLHLDADVLANHRCVIMVGHDEYWSWEMRDAIDRFVSDGGKVARFAGNFMWQIRLESSGATQVCYKYTAVDEDPLMQSGPRHLVTEAWEAKEINRPGSATFGLNATQGMYASWSGCSPRGAKGFPVYRPEHWAFADTGLYYGDILGRDSAIFGYEVDGIGYEIRGGLPFVMPADTIPDGLEILALGLSSTIEEGPTIIPGRSFLGREDAAYIAAILAGNSDDESIEKTKRGCGAIVTFTRGKGEVFHAGSSDWIMGLSRNDPMVIKVTNNVLRRFLSA; this is encoded by the coding sequence ATGAACCGCTCGCCCGAGGATGTCGCCACGTCGGATGCTGACTGGCTGCATGAATCGGTTCATGGCAATTACGCAGAAAAGGCGCCGTCGGACTCGGCCGGGCCTGCAAAGATATGGGCCTATACCGATAAGATTTCCTACTCGCCTGGCGATAATATTCGGATTGCCGTCAACACGAACGTCGAGCACTATTCAATAGAAGTCTTTCGCGACGGCATTCTTCGCCATATCGTTTATGAGGCCTCAGGGTTGCCGGGCCGCTGGTCGCCCACACCGGATGATTGCTCGGCATCCGGGTGTCAGTGGCCCGTCTCCGTAACCGTTGCGGTTGCAAATGGGTGGTCCTCCGGCGGCTATGTGGTGCGGGTCTCGGCCATGCGTGCGGAGGAGATTGCCGCCTATGAGCATCTGTTCATTCTAAGACCCGACAAGAGCACGCATGATCCCACGCGTTTGCTGCTGATAGCCGCGACGAATACCTGGACCGCTTACAATGACTGGGGCGGGTCGAACCATTATCAGGGCTATTGCGGCCCAAACCGCGATTGCTTCTCTCCAAGGCTCAGCGTTCTACGCCCTTACGCCCGAGGCTTTGTCAGCCTGCCGGAAGACGCACCGCGCGCTGTGCTCACGGATACGCCGGCGCCTATGACCGAGCCGCGTTATCCACATATGGAATGGGCCTACACGCACGGTTACAGCAAGAAATACGTGTCGGCGGGTTGGGCAAGTTTTGAGCGCCATTTCGTGCTTTGGGCAGAAGCCGAAGGCTATGGGATCGACGTGATTTCACAAACCGATTTGCACCTTGATGCCGATGTCCTAGCCAATCACCGTTGCGTCATCATGGTCGGGCACGACGAGTATTGGTCTTGGGAAATGCGCGACGCCATCGATCGGTTCGTCTCGGATGGAGGCAAGGTCGCTCGTTTTGCGGGTAATTTCATGTGGCAAATACGCCTGGAAAGTTCTGGTGCAACGCAAGTCTGCTACAAATACACGGCTGTCGACGAGGATCCATTGATGCAAAGCGGCCCTCGCCATTTGGTTACGGAAGCCTGGGAGGCAAAAGAGATCAACCGACCCGGATCGGCCACTTTCGGTCTCAACGCAACGCAGGGCATGTATGCCAGCTGGTCCGGATGTTCTCCAAGAGGGGCCAAGGGCTTCCCAGTTTATCGGCCCGAGCATTGGGCATTCGCGGATACGGGGCTGTATTACGGCGATATCTTGGGGCGTGACAGTGCCATATTCGGCTACGAGGTGGATGGCATCGGCTACGAGATTCGAGGCGGCTTGCCCTTCGTGATGCCGGCGGACACCATACCCGACGGTTTGGAAATCCTGGCCCTTGGCCTGTCATCAACGATTGAAGAGGGGCCCACGATCATTCCCGGTCGTTCATTCCTGGGGCGTGAGGATGCGGCGTATATAGCCGCGATTCTCGCAGGCAATTCCGATGACGAGAGTATCGAAAAAACCAAGCGAGGATGCGGCGCGATCGTCACCTTCACGCGGGGAAAGGGTGAGGTCTTTCACGCGGGTAGTTCGGATTGGATCATGGGCCTGTCGCGGAACGATCCTATGGTCATAAAAGTGACGAACAATGTTCTTCGTCGGTTTCTGTCTGCTTAG